The proteins below are encoded in one region of Colletotrichum lupini chromosome 5, complete sequence:
- a CDS encoding FAD binding domain-containing protein produces MAISQQGPLPIIIVGAGVSGLLLAQYLRKNNIPYRIYERDTDLTTRGVGWGLTLHWSLPALRSLLPDDLVARLPEAYVDQAAVARGEASAFPFFDLSTAELKGASPRAPESLRIRVTRERLRRLVATDIDIQVCLLSLRNPTCISSTQSQWGKGFTKYEENETGVAVYFEDGSSVAGRVLIACDGGPSRVRRQLFPEQHERYRIPVRVLGLKLQLTPEEMEPIRKLDPFFLQGASSRNDTFLYLSMLDAPGNNDDSTGKYSCQLCVSWPDRPGFLGKPEPVSYPQTDAGKVELIRSFAEGWSEPFRSLALGIPTDTDVKHLDLYDYPPPKGLRSKGRVVLMGDAFHAMAMYRGEGANHAILDVLDFAETVGSKLSGSNNSFADLRAVLDIYEDAVVSRARPGVLASRRACMDAHDWPKISPTSPLLSKREMKLQFDEE; encoded by the exons ATGGCAATCTCACAGCAAGGACCCCTCCCCATCATCATCGTGGGCGCGGGTGTCAGCGGCCTGCTGCTTGCGCAGTATCTCCGCAAGAACAACATCCCCTACCGTATCTACGAGCGCGACACGGACCTCACAACCCGCGGCGTCGGTTGGGGCCTGACGCTGCACTGGTCTCTCCCTGCACTACGATCCTTGCTGCCAGATGATCTTGTTGCGCGGCTGCCCGAGGCCTACGTCGACCAGGCTGCAGTCGCTAGGGGTGAGGCATCTGCGTTTCCCTTTTTCGATTTGAGCACCGCAGAGCTGAAAGGCGCCAGCCCCCGTGCCCCGGAGAGTCTGAGGATTAGAGTTACGAGGGAGAGGCTGCGCCGTTTGGTGGCTACAGATATCGATATTCAGGTATGTTTGCTCTCCCTTAGAAACCCCACCTGCATATCTTCAACG CAATCGCAGTGGGGGAAAGGCTTCACGAAATATGAAGAAAATGAAACCGGTGTCGCTGTCTACTTCGAAGACGGCAGCTCGGTGGCCGGTCGCGTGCTCATTGCCTGCGACGGGGGCCCCTCCCGTGTCCGGCGCCAGCTCTTCCCGGAACAACATGAGAGATACCGGATTCCGGTTCGGGTGCTTGGTCTCAAGTTGCAATTGACTCCCGAAGAGATGGAGCCGATTCGGAAGCTGGACCCCTTTTTCCTGCAAGGTGCATCTTCTCGGAATGATACGTTTCTCTATCTCAGCA TGCTTGACGCTCCTGGAAACAACGACGACAGCACGGGCAAGTACAGCTGTCAACTGTGCGTCTCATGGCCGGATCGTCCGGGCTTCCTGGGTAAGCCGGAGCCGGTCAGCTATCCGCAGACGGACGCCGGCAAGGTCGAGCTCATCAGGTCTTTTGCCGAAGGGTGGTCGGAGCCGTTTCGCTCCCTTGCACTCGGCATTCCCACTGACACTGACGTGAAACACCTCGATCTCTACGACTACCCTCCGCCAAAGGGGTTGAGGTCCAAAGGGAGGGTTGTGTTGATGGGCGATGCTTTTCATGCGATGGCGATGT ACAGAGGCGAGGGTGCCAACCACGCCATCCTCGACGTTCTCGACTTCGCAGAGACCGTTGGGTCGAAGTTGAGCGGCAGTAACAACAGCTTCGCGGACCTCCGAGCCGTTCTGGACATTTACGAAGATGCCGTGGTCTCCAGAGCCCGACCCGGCGTATTGGCGTCGCGGCGGGCCTGCATGGATGCGCACGACTGGCCCAAGATTAGCCCTACGAGTCCGCTCCTCAGCAAGCGGGAGATGAAGCTTCAGTTTGATGAAGAGTAA